TAGGTTCTGGCTGTAAAACCATAAAACTTGCTCTACTGCGATTTTCAGAAAAAGAACTTAGCGAGATCATTACCTATTTATATCAAATCCAAATCAAATGAATTAAAGATAGAAGGGAAGGGTCTTGTAGTGCCAAATAAATTAAATGATGTTCTATCCGGAAGAGAAGCTAACTATATCTTGCCGTTTTTTTGGCAACATGGGGAAGATGAAGAGGTTCTTCGAGAAGAAATGGCCCGGATTCACGAATCGGGCATAGGTGCGGTATGTGTTGAAGCACGTCCGCACCCCGACTTTCTTGGACCGAACTGGTGGAGAGACATGGATATAATTATAGAAGAAGCTACGATACGCGGAATGCGAGTATGGGTTCTCGATGACGATCACTTTCCAACAGGTCACGCTGCCGGCCGGTTAAAGGACGCGCCAGAAGAATTGCGCCGCCTTTTTCTATCCAAACTGCATATTGATGCTCTAGGACCAAAGGCGGGCTCATCATTTGCTGTGGCCGTTCCCAATCTTCCCGGATTTTATGAAGCCGCCTCGTCCAACCTGACTGTCATTGCGGTTCAGCGGAACTCTGTTACAGGCGAATTATTAGACGAGGCTATTGATTTGACTTCACGGGTGGTGAACAGCAGATTGTATTGGGATGTACCTGAAGGATACTGGAGAATATTTACGGTTTTTGAGAATGCCATTGGAGGAGACCCTTCCAAGCGGGATTACTTGAATCCGCTTATAAAGGATTCAACCAAAGTCTTGATCGATACCGTGTATGAAGCCTTTTACTCACGTTACCAGGAATACTTCGGGAATACCTTTGCAGGGTTCTTTTCGGATGAGCCGGGCTTCTACAGTGGAAAGAATGCAATTATTACCAACTATGAGATTACCGTTGGGCAAGATAAGGCAGATTTGCCATGGTGCCCTGAGATGGAACGGCTGCTTGAGCAAGAACTGGGCTCAGACTATAAAACACTTTTACCCTTGCTATGGCAAAATGGCAGCACGGAGGCAACTTCGAAGACCCGCTATTGTTATATGAATCTGGTAAGCATGCTATATGCCGAACACTTCACCGACCAAATCGGTGATTGGTGTAGAGAACGGAAAATCGAATATATTGGTCATGTAATCGAAGACAACAATACACACGCACGTTTGGGTGTCGGTAGCGGGCATTTCTTCAGAGCGTTGGGGGGACAGGACATGTCGGGGCTGGATGTCGTACTGTGGCAGCTTAATCCCGGCTTTGATGAAATCCCGTCGGCATGGGTTGCAGGAGAAGCCGACAATGAGTTTTTTAACTATGGTCTTGCCAAGATGGCAGCATCGCTGTCCCATCTCGATCCGAAAAAGCAAGGCAGAACCATGGCTGAAGTATTCGGTGCTTACGGTTGGGCCGAAGGTCTGAAGCTGATGAAGTGGATGACTGACCACATGCTCGTACGTGGGGTTAATTTCTTCGTCCCTCATGCGTTCTCTCCAAAGGAGTTCCCCGATCCGGATTGTCCGCCGCATATGTATGCACGAGGTAAAAATCCGCAATATCGTTATTACAAACATTTAAATCATTATACTAATCGCATGTCTCATCTCCTGACCGACGGATTGCACATCGCATCGGCGGCTGTTTTGTACCATGCGGAGGCAGAATGGTCAGGACAATATATGTATTTTCATAAACCGGTAAAGGAACTAATGCGTGCACAGATTGACTGCGATGTCGTGCCGTGTGATTCGATCATCGCGGATGCAGCAGTTCAGAACGAGAAACTGACGTTGTTGAGCGAAACTTACGACTGTTTAATCGTTCCTTACAGTGAAGCACTTCCGAGTGAAGTATTGCTGCGGTTTATTGAATTAACAGAGAAAGGTTTGCCGGTTTTCTTTGTTGGCGGGCTACCAGCAAGAACGAGCGAGGGTGGGAAAGGGGAACTTGTAGAGCAATTAAAACGATGCAAACATGTAAAAGTAGTCGCTCTTGAAGATTTAGCACAGAAGTTAAAAAGCTCCGGGTTTACAGATATCCTCACGGACGGCAGCTACCCGTTTCTGCGATACTATCATGTACGGCATCAGGATATGGATGTATTTATGTTCTTCAATGAACACCCCATTCAGGATATAGGTACGGAAGTGATTCTACCTGTTAAGGGTTCGCTTGTCTTCTATGATGCTTACTCCAATAAGGTTATCCATACGTGCAGTGTTCAGGAAGGTGATTCTACCCGAATCTCGCTCGAGCTGTCCCCATTTGAGGCGATTGTTGTGCTATCAAGCGATAGCTTTGAACCATTCGAGACAGAACCGGACTTAAAAAGAGATGGTGAGGAGATTCTCATTGAATCATTGTGGTCTATCTCGACAGCAATCTCAGAACAATATCCTTACTTTACCCCATGGGCCGAGCATCAAAAGTTGACCGATCTAAGTGTACCTAGTCTTCTACCAGACTTCTCAGGGACGTTCCGATATGATACATTTTTGAACTACGATGGGCTTAACGGAAAACAACTTATTCTTGATCTTGGGAAAGTATTTGAAACAGCGGAAGTTTTCATAAACGGCACATCCGCTGGTGTCCGGATCAGCGCACCCTACCGTTTTGACGTAAGTAAGCTTATTCAATCAGGAGAAAATACCATTTCTGTTGAAGTAACCAATACGCTTTCAAAAGAGATTACGGATTTCTGTTCCCGGGTAGCACAGCTTGAGCCAAGTGGTCTTCTTGGACCTGTCCGGTTGAGTTCTCGATAGAATTTTTCCGGAGTTACATGACATTAAGTAGTTACCGCATCCTGTAGCGTGGAATCTCATAGATGGGTACGTTTAAAGCTGTTGCTTACAAATATGACAAGGAATGTGGACGTTAAAACTAAAGAGCCAACTTATGAATGAGGCAGTTGCCCCTCCTGATTTTATCTTGAATTAAGGAGGGAACTGCTTTTTGTCGCGGTGACTTGATTCCCTTATGTCTATCGCGTCTTACTTAGGAAAAATTATATCTAAGAGTTGTGAATCAATTGCACCCTTTTACATCAGTTTAGTTTCCACTAATAAAATATGAAAAAGAACAAAGATATGGGAACAATATATTAATTAATTTAACACCGTATTGAAAATCAAACTAAAAGGGTTAGGAGGATTGTCTATAAATTAAAAGTGATTGGACCGAGAGTTAATGAACTGCAAGCTAAGCTAAAGTGTTCAATTCACAAAATAAGAGAGGTTATTACATGAGTGAAAATAATGGAATTCCAGAACATCCTTCAGAAAAAAAAGCTTCTTCAAGCGTTACCGAGTTGCTATTCTTATCGCGTTTATTGCAATCGCGGGCATCGGTGCATTAGCGTATTATTGGCTTAATACCGCAGGCGGAACGAAAGTGAGTAAGCTCGGCGTTATGAAAATAAGAGAAAACGCTATTACAATCAGAAAGGAAGCGAATGAAAAGGATACTTTGGGTAAGAGAATAGTTATTGATAGAGAGGGGAAAGATCCTGTAGAAGCCATCTGGTATGAACCCAAAGGGCACACGGAAAATCTCCCAGTGTTTGTCTATGCACATGGTGGTGCGTGGATTAGTCTTGACGCAATCGATGTGGATGAATACATGAAAAAGATCGCTGACTCTGCTAACTGTGTTGTTGTCAATATTAACTACAAATTGCTTCAAACAGAACCGTTTCCTTATCAACAAGAAGAAATGGCAGATACGGTTAAATGGCTGCAGGATAATGCAACATCCTTGAAAGTTCAACCTGAAAATGTTGTCATTAGTGGAGGAAGTGCTGGGGGACATATCACTGCCGGTACTGCGCTTCTCCTTTCAAGAGAAAACACAAAAATTGCGGCGCAGCTCCTTGAAATGCCCTTTCTTGACTTTACAGCCCCCAAAGAAGACGATTTAGGAAGCTTTAGTGGCTTCATTGGACAGCTTCATGATACCTTCTTTCCTGATATTAACGCTGACGACCCAATTGTATCTCCCCCTCATGCTTCAGCGGAAGAACTCAAAAAGCTTCCCCCTGCTTATTTTATCCTTGGAAAGCAAGACCCGCTTCATTTACAGGGAGAACGATATGCACAGATCTTGGAAAAGGAGAACGTTTACACAAACATTAAATACTTTGATACTAATCACGGGTATACGGTCGAGAAAACGGATGAAAACGGCGAGACTGTTAGTGTAATTGATATCGAAAATAACGAAGCGGGTGAACAATATAAAATTGAGTTGCTCCAAAGTATATTTAATAAATAACCTAAATTAATACATTTAGTTAATCTAACTAAACCCAAAAAACACCGTAAGGTGTTTTTTTTGGTGACAAAATTCGGTAAACCACTTTGTACTAGATATGCAAATTACAGCAGCGGCTTGTACCAGAAATAGTTAAAAGTGCGCTATCAGGGTTTCATTTCCGTTATATTAATCTATTCTAGGGGGTGCCTATAATAAATTCAGATTTAGCAATTATGTTTGATGCAGTTTTTCAGTGAAATGGAGGAGAAGCGAGTGTTAAAGCTGGATTTTAACAAAGATTGGACATTCGGAAATAATATAAGCATCATTGAAGCTTCTACGAAGGGTATTAAGAAAAATTTAAAGCATGTGGATTTGCCCCATGATGCGATGATCTTGACGGAGCGCTCCGCAGATAACCCTGCTGGTTCAGGAGGAGCATATTTTCAAGGCGGAAATTATGAGTATGTAAAGAAACTCATTTTACCAAAAGAGGATCAGGGGAAAGTTGTCTTTCTAGAATTCGAAGGCGTTTACATGAATACTTTCGTTTATGTTAACGGTGATCTGGCAGGTAAAAATGATTACGGGTACACGAATTTCTATGTGCAGATCAACGATTTTCTTCGCTACGGACAAGAGAACGAAGTTAAGGTTGTGGTGAAGAACGGCTCCCAACCCAATAGCCGTTGGTATACCGGCTCAGGGATTTACCGTAATGTCAAGCTGATGAAAGCGGAACCGATTTATATTGCCATGGACGGCGTTCGGATTACAACAGTAGATGCAGAACCGGATCTGGCCGTACTCCAAATTGAGATCGCGATCAAAAATGAGAATCTGGGACTGCACACCGGTTATGCGTTCACCACAATCAAGGACGCTGAAGAAAAAGTAGTAAGCGAGGAGGCGACGAAATTCTCAGTAGCATCCCGAGGTGAGATATCGGCCTGGCAGAGAATAACACTGTCGTCTCCTAAACTCTGGGACACGGATAACCCGAATCTGTACACTTGTACTACAGTCATAAAGTTGAACGACAAGGTTGTGGACGAAGACATCACGACTTTTGGTATACGCAAGTTGCAGCTGGACAGCGTTCATGGCCTGCGCATCAATGGTAGGACGTTGAAGTTAAAGGGAGGATGCATTCATCATGATAACGGAGTAATTGGCGCCGCTGCCTTCAAAGACGCCGAAGAACGCCGGATTCGTAAGCTAAAAGAAGCAGGTTACAATGCAATACGCGCTGCCCACCACCCGATGGGCAGAACGCTGTTGGATGCATGCGACAAGCACGGTATGCTTGTAATGGATGAATTGACCGACTGTTGGACGCACGGCAAAATCGATTATGACTACGCTACAACGTTTATAGAGCATTGGGAACAGGACGTGGAACGCATGATTGGCAAGGATTACAACCATCCTAGTGTTATCATGTATTCGATCGGTAATGAACTTGCGGAAATTGGTTCTCGACATGGTAACATTCTGGGCCGAAATATTATAGAGAAGATTCGTTCACTGGATGACACCCGTTACATCACCAATGGCGTGAATCCACTCATGACCACCTTGGGAAGGATCAAAGAAATCGCAGTTGACCAGGGATTCTCCGAATTAAGCAGTTCGCTGGATAGCGGTGAGATTAATCAGGTTATGCAAGCGATGGGACCGCTTATGGGTCAATTTTCATCAAGTAACATCATTCAAGACATGATCGAGGAAGCACTGGGAGTGCTAGACATCGAAGGTTACAATTATTCACCTGAACGGTACCTCATTGAACACGAGAAGTCCAACAACAAAACCTTTGTTGGCGCAGAGTCACATCCGGCAGCACTGGATCATATCTGGGAAATTGTGAAAAATAACGGATTTGTATTGGGGGACTTTTCGTGGACCGCTTGGGATTACCTGGGTGAGGTTGGCATCGGCAAAGTCAGTTATGAAGGAGACCCAGGCATCCTTGTCTATGCACCATATCCGTGGATTACCGCCCAGACCGGGGATTTCGATATTACGGGTCACCGGCTTCCGATTTCCTATTGGCGTGAGATTGTGTGGGGTGGACGCGGTCACACCCCCTACATTGCCGTGCAGAAACCTGAGTACTACGGTCGAGATGCAAAATTGAGCCTATGGGGCTGGACGGATTCCATAAGCAGCTGGACATGGCCCGGTTGGGAGGGCAAAGGAGTCGTAGTTGAGGTATACTCGGATGCTGAGGAAGTAGAACTATTTATCAATGGTAAATCTCAAGGTAGGAAGACGGTTGGAGACGATTTCAAGAAATTTTACTGCAAGTGGGATACCACATTTGAGCCAGGGGAAGTTGAAGCTGTGGCTTACATCGGAGGCAAGGAAGTCGGACGTTACAACCTGAAGTCGGCCGGAGCACCTCAGCTGAAAGTGACCAAGGAGCGCGAAGATCTGCGTGCCGGTTCAAACGATCTTTGCTACGTTAACATTGAACTTGTTGATGCCAGCGGAATCCTTAATACGGCGGTGCAGCGGAAAGTTACAGTTGCCATTGAGGGACCAGCCGTCATTCAAGGCAGTGGAACGGGAAGAGCGAGAACGGAAAAGAACTATTTCGATTCGATGCATGAGACTTACAACGGTCGAATGCAGGTCGTCGTTCGGGCTGGTGTGGAAAAAGGAACTGCTACGCTGATTATTTCCACTGAGAAATCAGAAAGCGTAACGATTGAAATACCAGTAGTGTAAGCGATAAGCAAAAACAGTTCCCCCTCCTGGACCGCCTGATGATTCGGATGGGGAACTGTTTTTTATTCATACGATTTAATAACCTTTACAGTTTTCTTAAGGATCCGATTACAGTTTTTATAGAAGCGTTAAAAAGAATACAAGGTTGACGGTTTCAATTGCGATTACCCATTGACGGCAGCATTTTTTGTTTTAGCTATGCTGACCGAATCATATTAAGAATACGATATGTATGCTGGTATTCCTCTATATCTTTGCCTAAATACGTCAATCTATAATTAGGTAAGTGATGTGTGTGATGGATATTAAAATAACTAATTCTGAGAGGTTCTCATGAAAATTATTCGTTTAAAAACCAACCGTGTGGTGAATCCACTAGGTTTTGATTTAGGCAAACCAAGATTTTCATACACTGTAACCGACACGAATGGCAAGAAGCAAGCGGCAGCCCGGTATGTTGTGGCGCTTGACGATGAATTCCAAGACGTCGTATTTGACAGCGAAACGAGAAAGGATATCAACAGTCTTGCCTTTGAGCTTCAGCTGGAATTGATACCGCGATGCCGCTATTTTTGGCGTGTGGAGGTATGGACGGATAATGGAGAACACGCCACAAGTGAGACTGCGTGGTTTGAAACAGCCAAGCTGAACGAAGCGTGGAAAGGGACATGGATCACTCCAAAATTCGATAAAACCATTCATCCGGTTTTAAAAAAATCGTTACTGCTGAAAGGCCCCGTTGCTTCGGCTCGAGTCTATGTATGTGGACTGGGTCTTTACGAATTATATTTTAACGGTCTAAAAGCCGGAAACGAATTTCTGACACCTAACTTCAATAATTATCATAAATGGCTGCAATATCAAACATATGATGTGACCGAACTTCTGCAAACAGGTCAGAATGAGATATCGGTAAGGCTTGGAAATGGCTTATACAAAGGACGTTTTGGTTTTGACGGCCATTCGAGCGAGATCTACGGTAATACGTTTGCTCTTCTATATGAAATGGTTGTGACATACAAGGACGGCTCAACTGAGATCATTGTTTCCAATGACTCATGGACTGCGGAACAAAGTCAAATTATATCGGGAAATTTATACGACGGTGAAATTTATGATGCAACTTTTCAAGCCTCTGAAAGCTATCCCGTTAGAGAAGTTGAACTTGGCTATGATCGACTTAAGGCCAGGCTTAGTCTTCCTGTAGTGATCAAGGAGAAAAGGAAGCCTCTCGAAGTGATTCATACGCCTGCGGGCGAGACGGTCTTGGATATGGGGCAGAACATGGTTGGCTGGATCGAATATCGGACCAACGCTCCCAAAGGAAGTATCATTCGGTTACAATACGGCGAAGTGCTACAGGAAGGAAATTTCTACCGAGATAATTTGCGCACCGCAATGGCGGAACATCAATTTACGGCAGATGGACGGGAAACGCTCGTTCG
Above is a window of Paenibacillus sp. E222 DNA encoding:
- a CDS encoding alpha/beta hydrolase; the encoded protein is MSKLGVMKIRENAITIRKEANEKDTLGKRIVIDREGKDPVEAIWYEPKGHTENLPVFVYAHGGAWISLDAIDVDEYMKKIADSANCVVVNINYKLLQTEPFPYQQEEMADTVKWLQDNATSLKVQPENVVISGGSAGGHITAGTALLLSRENTKIAAQLLEMPFLDFTAPKEDDLGSFSGFIGQLHDTFFPDINADDPIVSPPHASAEELKKLPPAYFILGKQDPLHLQGERYAQILEKENVYTNIKYFDTNHGYTVEKTDENGETVSVIDIENNEAGEQYKIELLQSIFNK
- a CDS encoding glycoside hydrolase family 2 TIM barrel-domain containing protein: MLKLDFNKDWTFGNNISIIEASTKGIKKNLKHVDLPHDAMILTERSADNPAGSGGAYFQGGNYEYVKKLILPKEDQGKVVFLEFEGVYMNTFVYVNGDLAGKNDYGYTNFYVQINDFLRYGQENEVKVVVKNGSQPNSRWYTGSGIYRNVKLMKAEPIYIAMDGVRITTVDAEPDLAVLQIEIAIKNENLGLHTGYAFTTIKDAEEKVVSEEATKFSVASRGEISAWQRITLSSPKLWDTDNPNLYTCTTVIKLNDKVVDEDITTFGIRKLQLDSVHGLRINGRTLKLKGGCIHHDNGVIGAAAFKDAEERRIRKLKEAGYNAIRAAHHPMGRTLLDACDKHGMLVMDELTDCWTHGKIDYDYATTFIEHWEQDVERMIGKDYNHPSVIMYSIGNELAEIGSRHGNILGRNIIEKIRSLDDTRYITNGVNPLMTTLGRIKEIAVDQGFSELSSSLDSGEINQVMQAMGPLMGQFSSSNIIQDMIEEALGVLDIEGYNYSPERYLIEHEKSNNKTFVGAESHPAALDHIWEIVKNNGFVLGDFSWTAWDYLGEVGIGKVSYEGDPGILVYAPYPWITAQTGDFDITGHRLPISYWREIVWGGRGHTPYIAVQKPEYYGRDAKLSLWGWTDSISSWTWPGWEGKGVVVEVYSDAEEVELFINGKSQGRKTVGDDFKKFYCKWDTTFEPGEVEAVAYIGGKEVGRYNLKSAGAPQLKVTKEREDLRAGSNDLCYVNIELVDASGILNTAVQRKVTVAIEGPAVIQGSGTGRARTEKNYFDSMHETYNGRMQVVVRAGVEKGTATLIISTEKSESVTIEIPVV
- a CDS encoding glycosylhydrolase-like jelly roll fold domain-containing protein encodes the protein MPNKLNDVLSGREANYILPFFWQHGEDEEVLREEMARIHESGIGAVCVEARPHPDFLGPNWWRDMDIIIEEATIRGMRVWVLDDDHFPTGHAAGRLKDAPEELRRLFLSKLHIDALGPKAGSSFAVAVPNLPGFYEAASSNLTVIAVQRNSVTGELLDEAIDLTSRVVNSRLYWDVPEGYWRIFTVFENAIGGDPSKRDYLNPLIKDSTKVLIDTVYEAFYSRYQEYFGNTFAGFFSDEPGFYSGKNAIITNYEITVGQDKADLPWCPEMERLLEQELGSDYKTLLPLLWQNGSTEATSKTRYCYMNLVSMLYAEHFTDQIGDWCRERKIEYIGHVIEDNNTHARLGVGSGHFFRALGGQDMSGLDVVLWQLNPGFDEIPSAWVAGEADNEFFNYGLAKMAASLSHLDPKKQGRTMAEVFGAYGWAEGLKLMKWMTDHMLVRGVNFFVPHAFSPKEFPDPDCPPHMYARGKNPQYRYYKHLNHYTNRMSHLLTDGLHIASAAVLYHAEAEWSGQYMYFHKPVKELMRAQIDCDVVPCDSIIADAAVQNEKLTLLSETYDCLIVPYSEALPSEVLLRFIELTEKGLPVFFVGGLPARTSEGGKGELVEQLKRCKHVKVVALEDLAQKLKSSGFTDILTDGSYPFLRYYHVRHQDMDVFMFFNEHPIQDIGTEVILPVKGSLVFYDAYSNKVIHTCSVQEGDSTRISLELSPFEAIVVLSSDSFEPFETEPDLKRDGEEILIESLWSISTAISEQYPYFTPWAEHQKLTDLSVPSLLPDFSGTFRYDTFLNYDGLNGKQLILDLGKVFETAEVFINGTSAGVRISAPYRFDVSKLIQSGENTISVEVTNTLSKEITDFCSRVAQLEPSGLLGPVRLSSR